A genomic segment from Dermacentor silvarum isolate Dsil-2018 chromosome 11, BIME_Dsil_1.4, whole genome shotgun sequence encodes:
- the LOC119433062 gene encoding acetylcholinesterase has protein sequence MLQAWENRVYVYILGYRPRYSSWHDQTEAVRFEDMYLVFGMPLRPGVPSSELDKQWSRTMIHVWSTFAHTGKAPAMDGSKWPVYDPLRPSFMKLGVDGVSMERDTRRPRCDFSARPP, from the exons ATGCTGCAAGCTTGGGAGAACCGTGTGTACGTCTACATTCTGGGCTACCGACCCAGGTATTCGAGCTGGCACGACCAGACCGAGGCCGTCCGCTTCGAGGACATGTACCTGGTGTTCGGCATGCCGCTCAGGCCCGGCGTGCCTTCCAGCGAACTGGACAAGCAGTGGTCACGCACCATGATACACGTGTGGTCCACGTTCGCGCACACGGG GAAAGCGCCTGCGATGGACGGTTCGAAGTGGCCAGTATACGACCCTCTACGGCCCTCCTTCATGAAGCTGGGTGTCGACGGCGTGAGCATGGAGCGTGACACAAGGAGGCCGCGTTGCGACTTTTCTGCGCGACCACCGTAA